A region of Ammospiza nelsoni isolate bAmmNel1 chromosome 8, bAmmNel1.pri, whole genome shotgun sequence DNA encodes the following proteins:
- the RGR gene encoding RPE-retinal G protein-coupled receptor: protein MVAAHPLPEGFTEIEVFAIGTALLVEALLGFCLNGLTIISFRKIKELRTPSNLLVLSIALADCGICINAFIAAFSSFLRYWPYGSDGCQIHGFHGFLTALASISSSAAVAWDRYHHYCTRSRLQWSTAASMMVFAWLFAAFWSVMPLLGWGEYDYEPLRTCCTLDYSKGDRNYVTFLFALSTFNFMIPGFIMLTAYQSIHQKFRKTGNFKFNTGLPLKTLVICWGPYCLLCSYAAVENVMFIPPKYRMIPALVAKTVPTVDAFVYALGNENYRGGIWQFLTGQKIEKAEVDNKTK from the exons ATGGTCGCTGCACACCCTCTCCCTGAAGGCTTCACTGAAATAGAAGTGTTTGCCAttggcactgccctgctggtAGAAG CCCTGCTTGGTTTCTGTCTGAATGGCTTGACAATTATTTCTTTCCGCAAAATCAAAGAGCTGCGGACGCCGAGCAATCTGCTGGTGCTCAGCATCGCCCTGGCCGACTGCGGGATTTGCATCAACGCCTTCATCGCTGCCTTCTCCAGCTTCCTCAG ATACTGGCCCTATGGCTCTGATGGCTGTCAAATCCATGGATTCCATGGCTTCCTGACAGCCCTGGCCAGCATTAGCTCCAGTGCTGCCGTGGCCTGGGACCGATACCATCACTACTGTACAA GGAGCAGGCTGCAGtggagcacagctgcctccaTGATGGTGTTTGCATGGCTGTTTGCTGCCTTCTGGTCCGTGATGCccttgctgggctggggagaatACGACTACGAACCCCTCCGAACTTGCTGCACCCTGGACTACAGCAAAGGGGACAG AAACTATGTCACATTCCTTTTTGCTCTGTCCACTTTTAATTTCATGATCCCAGGCTTCATCATGCTGACAGCCTATCAGTCCATACACCAAAAGTTCAGGAAAACTGGGAACTTTAAG TTTAACACTGGTTTGCCACTGAAGACACTGGTCATTTGCTGGGGTCCCTACTGCCTCCTGTGCTCCTATGCAGCAGTGGAAAATGTGATGTTCATTCCACCAAAATACCGCATG ATTCCTGCTCTTGTTGCCAAGACTGTGCCAACAGTGGATGCCTTCGTATATGCCCTGGGAAATGAAAACTACAGAGGAGGAATATGGCAGTTCCTCACAGGACAGAAGATTGAGAAAGCAGAGGTTGATAATAAAACTAAATAA